GAACCATCGGATTATTCGGGAATCCCGAAATATAGAGCACCCCGATATCGGGACGTAGGAGCCGGATGCACTTGGCCAACTCGCAACCGGTGAGGAAAGGGTCCATCTTCACGTCGGTGAGGAGCAAGTGGACGGGCTCCTTATAGCTATCCAGAAGGAGAAGGGCCTCATCGCTATGCTGGGCCTTGAGGACCTGGTATCCGTCGTTCTCGAGCACCAAGGCAGCCAGGTTGCGGATGGAGTCCTCGTCATCCACGACCAGTATCGTCTTGGGAGTCTCGGACATGGGAACCTCGAAGTCCTGGGCCATTATACAGCTCCCGAGGGAACCTTTTCCTGAATATAACGTACGATTTTCATCCGAACGAAAGGAAGCCCGTTGCCTACGCGGCCGCCTCAGGATACATTACTCATTCATCTCGCCGCTCCCTGGACCGGATCGGCCTGGCGTATTTGGACCCCCGGGAATATCGGCCCGTTCCCGGCCGCCAACCTGACGGAACCTTTTCCGCTTCTGTCCTAATCTTACCAGGAGGCGACCCATGATCCCCGAAGTAGAGACTCCAACTCCCCAATCCCGCTCCGCCCGCCTCAAGATCCTCCTGCCCATCGCCTTCGTAGCCGCCGGTTTGGCCCTGTTCTTGGCCCTCTTTTGGCGCGGGGGGCACGGCCACAAGGGACATGCGCGCTCCGCCGCCGCCGAAGGCGATCGCTCCCCGGTCGGCGGTTCCGGGGACGAGGGTAACTCCCGTGTTACGGGTGGCGGATCTGGCGGCGGTTCCCCGGTAGGCGGCAGCCCTTCCCGTTCGTCGTCCGGCAAGAAGGGCGACACTTGGTGGTACCATGAGGGGAAATCCCGCAAAGGGGCGCCCGACGACGCGTGGTGGTCGCCGGGAAAGGGCGGAGACAAGACCGGTTCGGGTCGCGGATCCCCGGTAGGCGCCTCCTCGAACGGGGACTCCCGCGCCCAGCGCGGTTCTCCCAAGGTCGCTTCCTCGGAGTCCTCAGAAGAGCAGCCGGCCCAGGACCGGAATAAACCCGCGCACTTCTCGTCCAAGAATCCGGGTGAGGTGGCCGGACAAAAAGGCGGTCCCGACGATTATTGGTGGCGAAATTGAGAGTCGCTAACATAATGGGGGCCACAGAGCCCGTCGCAGCCGAGCAACCCTTATGTTAGGGACTCGAAGGGCGGTTGCACCCGTCGCCCCCTTGTTCTAGATTTCGCGTCCTTGCCCGGCGGTGCTCCGGGCTGTCTCTCCCGCCTGGGAGGGCCGATTGCGGGCACCAGTAGCTCAGCTGGATAGAGCGCTGCCCTCCGAAGGCAGAGGTCGCAGGTTCGACTCCTGCCTGGTGTACCACTCCCTCTCCCTAGACATTCCGCGCTTCTCCGCTCCTACGCCGAGGCCTCCCCTGCATAGGCCCGCCGGACCTCCCTTCCGGAAAAGTTGCCTACCTTTTGCGCTCTAATAGGAGGTGCTCCTGAGAAAGTGCACTGGCATGGTCATGCGCAGCCTGGCGCTATCCGTTCTCGCCATCGCGGCCGGGGCCCAGGACAGGGCGCCCCCCGGGTTCGGGGCGGCGGCGGCCACG
The genomic region above belongs to Fibrobacterota bacterium and contains:
- a CDS encoding response regulator, whose protein sequence is MAQDFEVPMSETPKTILVVDDEDSIRNLAALVLENDGYQVLKAQHSDEALLLLDSYKEPVHLLLTDVKMDPFLTGCELAKCIRLLRPDIGVLYISGFPNNPMVQQEVMETRAAFLAKPFSPRDLLEKVRSALASTGHLA